The Alteromonas stellipolaris genome includes a region encoding these proteins:
- the ylqF gene encoding ribosome biogenesis GTPase YlqF translates to MALQWFPGHMHKALKEIKESLSQVDVLIEVLDARIPFSSENPEIAKLRGDKPCIKILNKYDLADPEITAQWQAYLESERGVKTLTTSSDNPASSKQVMGLIKTICAHKDVQHKVIKAMITGIPNVGKSTLINILADRIIAKTGNEPAVTKSQQRINLGDGIVLFDTPGVLWPKLENPNSIYRLASSGAVKNTAMEYDDVGFYAADYLIKAYPEVLKTNYKLEDIPDTEIEFLEAAAKKRGAIMTGGRVNLHKICEVLLNELQSGKLGRITLETPEMIEVEKREIAEAAAKKAADNAKRKQRFKDGSLTPDKKARKEKRNEKREAQSIRMKKNAKK, encoded by the coding sequence GTGGCCTTACAATGGTTTCCTGGGCACATGCACAAAGCCCTTAAAGAGATTAAGGAATCGCTTAGTCAGGTAGATGTACTGATTGAAGTGCTAGATGCACGCATCCCGTTTTCAAGCGAAAACCCAGAGATTGCAAAATTACGAGGCGATAAGCCGTGCATAAAAATTCTCAATAAATACGATTTGGCCGACCCCGAAATAACGGCGCAGTGGCAAGCATACTTGGAATCTGAACGGGGGGTTAAAACCCTTACTACTTCTAGCGATAATCCTGCTAGTAGTAAACAAGTTATGGGGCTGATTAAAACCATTTGTGCACATAAAGACGTGCAGCATAAAGTGATTAAAGCCATGATCACGGGAATACCTAACGTAGGGAAATCTACGCTTATCAACATTTTGGCCGACCGTATTATTGCTAAAACCGGTAACGAGCCAGCGGTTACTAAAAGCCAGCAACGTATTAATTTAGGTGATGGCATTGTGCTTTTCGATACCCCAGGTGTGTTATGGCCAAAGCTGGAAAACCCCAATTCTATATATCGTTTAGCGTCTTCAGGGGCGGTTAAGAACACCGCAATGGAATATGATGATGTAGGGTTTTACGCTGCCGATTACCTAATTAAAGCGTATCCTGAAGTGCTAAAAACAAATTACAAATTAGAAGACATTCCCGACACTGAAATCGAGTTTTTAGAAGCCGCGGCGAAAAAGCGGGGCGCGATAATGACTGGCGGTCGTGTTAATCTTCATAAAATATGTGAAGTGTTATTGAATGAACTGCAATCAGGTAAATTAGGCCGAATAACCCTAGAAACACCAGAGATGATTGAAGTCGAAAAACGTGAAATAGCAGAAGCGGCAGCAAAGAAAGCGGCTGATAACGCTAAGCGCAAGCAAAGGTTCAAAGATGGCTCGCTCACGCCAGATAAAAAAGCTAGAAAAGAAAAACGAAATGAAAAGCGTGAAGCACAAAGTATAAGAATGAAGAAAAACGCCAAGAAGTAA
- a CDS encoding transglutaminase-like domain-containing protein codes for MRFSSRLSIGLSLLFGFAFTYTASAQSVPSIAEIGIELAEGQALPLSKQINFELVSSNSAKLATNLADWQGVTAEHVGDNRLSITLSSMPRFVKPANDKHSADSFVMDLSEPSTKAFVASYQQAYGDLPFELEHLTAFVAGYIVDPNYIHGFNIASVVASQRSGDCTEYAVLTAALARSLGLSARVIIGTVIVEQTDHVNAFGHAWTEVWHNGQWHIVDSALYRSNATQQFYLPASELDNEGPGYGMGLARAFVLMPEQLHSLRSKP; via the coding sequence ATGCGGTTTTCAAGCCGGTTATCTATTGGGTTGAGCCTACTATTTGGCTTTGCGTTTACTTATACAGCAAGTGCGCAGTCTGTGCCCTCTATTGCTGAAATAGGTATCGAGCTTGCTGAAGGTCAGGCTTTGCCGCTTTCAAAACAGATTAATTTTGAGTTGGTATCATCAAACTCAGCCAAGCTAGCGACTAATTTAGCAGATTGGCAGGGCGTTACTGCTGAGCACGTGGGCGATAATCGCTTATCGATTACCTTATCTTCAATGCCTCGTTTTGTTAAACCAGCCAACGACAAGCATAGCGCAGATAGTTTTGTTATGGATTTGAGTGAGCCCAGTACGAAAGCGTTCGTTGCTAGCTATCAACAAGCTTACGGGGATCTCCCCTTTGAGCTAGAACATCTTACAGCCTTTGTTGCTGGCTATATCGTTGACCCAAACTATATTCACGGTTTTAACATTGCTTCGGTGGTTGCTAGCCAACGTAGCGGTGATTGCACCGAATATGCGGTACTTACAGCGGCACTAGCCCGCTCTTTAGGTCTATCTGCAAGAGTCATTATTGGTACTGTCATTGTTGAGCAAACTGATCATGTCAATGCGTTTGGACACGCTTGGACTGAAGTTTGGCATAATGGACAATGGCACATTGTAGATTCAGCCTTATATCGCTCAAATGCAACACAGCAATTTTATTTGCCAGCCTCTGAACTAGACAATGAAGGGCCGGGTTATGGGATGGGGCTTGCAAGAGCCTTCGTACTAATGCCAGAGCAACTTCACTCTCTTCGTAGTAAGCCCTAA
- a CDS encoding TrmH family RNA methyltransferase: MKLDDVKKLHQKKYRGQFGFYLVEGEHLVLELLKAVNAHTSEKPSAESITLYITDDFEQKARALNSGFTVVNVNQKQMSQLSDTKTPQGIIACVPLPSCRASSKASAADTLEQVSNEVSKKELKHTGKQRYVYLHEVQDPGNLGTIIRTLAWFDNFTLLLSPSSVDPFNSKVVRSSMGAIFHVPIELDVSLDTLQTRFNRFAYLDMAGEAVTTSSFSDFDCYLFGNEARGVPKAALSQFNAKAYTIAGSGKIDSLNLASAVNMCVYELSR, from the coding sequence ATGAAACTTGATGATGTTAAAAAGCTGCATCAGAAAAAATACCGTGGCCAATTCGGCTTTTATTTAGTGGAAGGCGAGCATTTGGTACTGGAGCTTCTTAAGGCGGTAAATGCTCATACTAGTGAAAAGCCAAGTGCAGAATCTATCACGCTTTACATCACCGATGACTTTGAACAGAAGGCGAGGGCCCTTAATTCGGGTTTTACGGTTGTAAACGTTAACCAAAAGCAAATGTCGCAGCTAAGTGATACTAAAACGCCGCAAGGTATCATTGCCTGTGTGCCACTGCCTAGCTGTAGAGCTAGCTCAAAAGCTAGTGCGGCCGATACTCTAGAGCAAGTGTCGAATGAAGTTTCGAAGAAAGAGCTTAAACATACAGGTAAGCAGCGTTACGTGTATCTGCACGAAGTTCAAGACCCAGGAAATTTGGGCACTATAATAAGAACATTAGCCTGGTTCGATAATTTTACCTTGTTACTGAGCCCTAGCAGTGTAGACCCTTTTAATTCTAAAGTGGTGCGTTCGAGTATGGGGGCAATATTTCACGTGCCCATTGAATTAGACGTGAGCCTAGATACATTGCAAACTCGCTTCAACCGTTTCGCCTATTTAGATATGGCAGGTGAAGCCGTTACCACATCGTCGTTTTCAGATTTCGATTGCTACTTATTTGGTAATGAGGCCCGCGGCGTTCCTAAAGCGGCGCTTTCTCAGTTTAATGCCAAGGCATACACCATAGCTGGCAGTGGTAAGATAGATTCGCTTAACTTAGCCAGCGCCGTGAATATGTGTGTTTATGAGTTGTCCCGTTAG
- a CDS encoding DUF2780 domain-containing protein: MKKIYALVLVSGLIVAPQSHAEGWLDSLKGLFGMTEEVEAVPNISDMTRSVSDAVGITESQATGGLASIFNYAKDNISASQFSQLSNSLPGLESLLGSVPDISNVTSEGGLSSILDKAASYSDSFKSVNELNKQFEALGLEPEQIMQIVNSAKAYLDTEQGQEIKALLVEGLGKFSG; the protein is encoded by the coding sequence ATGAAGAAAATATACGCTCTTGTTTTAGTATCAGGACTTATCGTTGCCCCTCAAAGCCATGCCGAAGGATGGTTGGATTCCCTTAAAGGCTTGTTTGGTATGACCGAAGAAGTTGAAGCGGTGCCCAATATTTCTGACATGACCCGTTCAGTCAGTGACGCGGTAGGCATTACTGAATCTCAAGCGACAGGTGGCTTAGCATCTATCTTCAACTACGCAAAAGACAATATTTCAGCTAGCCAGTTCAGTCAGTTAAGTAACTCGTTGCCAGGGCTTGAATCTCTATTAGGCTCAGTACCTGATATTAGCAACGTAACTTCTGAAGGCGGTTTAAGCAGTATTCTTGATAAAGCCGCAAGTTATAGCGATAGTTTTAAGTCAGTGAATGAATTAAACAAGCAATTTGAGGCGCTAGGCCTAGAACCTGAGCAAATCATGCAAATTGTGAATAGTGCAAAAGCTTACCTTGATACCGAGCAAGGGCAAGAGATTAAAGCACTATTGGTTGAAGGTTTAGGCAAGTTCAGCGGTTAA
- the fdxA gene encoding ferredoxin FdxA, whose protein sequence is MTFVVTDNCINCKYTDCVAVCPVDAFFEGPNFLAIDPAICIDCALCVPECPADAIVQDTHLTDAQKPYLAINEELAAKWPNIIELKAPPEDADVWNGVPDKLALLEHE, encoded by the coding sequence ATGACCTTTGTAGTGACAGACAATTGCATAAACTGTAAATACACAGACTGTGTGGCCGTTTGCCCAGTGGATGCATTTTTCGAAGGCCCCAATTTTTTAGCTATAGATCCCGCAATCTGTATTGATTGCGCGCTATGTGTGCCTGAATGTCCTGCAGACGCTATCGTTCAAGACACACACCTCACTGATGCGCAAAAACCGTATTTGGCCATCAACGAAGAACTTGCCGCGAAATGGCCTAACATCATCGAGCTTAAAGCGCCGCCTGAAGACGCCGATGTATGGAATGGTGTGCCAGATAAACTCGCCTTGCTTGAACACGAATAG
- a CDS encoding NAD(P)/FAD-dependent oxidoreductase: MLRLTDIKLPLDHDEVAIENAILHKLQITKSMLLETTVFKRGYDARNNRDIQLIYTLDVSVENEAAMLEKFAKDTSVRLTPDMRYKFVATAPSDITDRPVVVGLGPCGLFAALILAQMGFKPIVLERGKAVRERTKDTFGFWRKQPLNPESNVQFGEGGAGTFSDGKLYSQVKDRKHYGRKVLNEFVAAGAPEEIMYVSKPHIGTFKLVSMVEKMREQIISLGGEIRFSTRVERLDLDSPEAEINSLEADINSPSADEKSHKIKGLFLSDGSYLPCTKVIMAIGHSARDTFQSLYDQGVYIEAKPFSIGFRIEHEQSMIDSCRFGDNAGNPILGAADYKLVHHCRNGRTVYSFCMCPGGTVVAAASEPGRVVTNGMSQYSRHERNANSAIVVGITPEKDYPEHPLAGIDLQRRLEELAYKVGGENYHAPAQLIGDFLAGKPSEEVGEVKPSYTPGITLTDLSKVVPDFVIESIREAIPAFNRQIKGFAKADGMLTGVETRTSSPVCIKRDKQYESVNIEGLYPAGEGAGYAGGIWSAGIDGIRVAEAVALALVPSNSNN; encoded by the coding sequence ATGTTGCGTTTAACCGATATTAAATTACCGCTAGATCACGATGAAGTTGCGATAGAAAACGCAATTTTGCACAAGCTTCAAATCACAAAATCGATGCTACTTGAAACCACGGTATTTAAACGAGGTTACGATGCTCGTAATAATAGAGACATCCAACTTATTTACACCCTTGATGTATCGGTAGAAAACGAAGCTGCGATGCTCGAAAAATTCGCCAAAGATACCAGCGTGCGATTAACCCCTGACATGCGTTATAAGTTTGTTGCCACTGCACCAAGTGATATTACCGACCGTCCAGTGGTGGTTGGTCTTGGGCCTTGCGGTCTATTCGCCGCACTGATTTTGGCACAAATGGGTTTCAAACCCATTGTACTTGAGCGAGGCAAAGCCGTTCGTGAACGTACCAAAGACACCTTTGGTTTTTGGCGTAAACAACCATTAAACCCAGAGTCAAATGTACAATTTGGTGAAGGCGGTGCAGGCACCTTTTCTGACGGTAAGCTATACAGCCAAGTTAAAGATCGCAAGCATTATGGCCGCAAGGTACTAAACGAATTTGTTGCTGCTGGCGCCCCTGAAGAAATTATGTACGTGAGTAAGCCGCATATTGGGACGTTTAAACTGGTGAGCATGGTAGAGAAAATGCGGGAGCAGATCATTTCTCTTGGCGGTGAAATTCGCTTTAGCACGCGGGTAGAACGCTTGGATTTAGACAGCCCTGAAGCGGAGATAAATAGCCTTGAAGCCGATATAAATAGCCCTAGTGCCGATGAAAAAAGCCATAAAATTAAAGGGCTTTTCTTATCTGACGGTAGCTATCTCCCCTGCACCAAGGTAATTATGGCAATAGGCCACAGCGCACGAGATACCTTCCAATCGCTTTATGACCAAGGTGTGTACATAGAAGCTAAACCTTTTTCAATAGGTTTTAGAATTGAACACGAGCAAAGCATGATCGACAGTTGTCGATTTGGCGATAACGCTGGAAACCCTATTTTGGGCGCAGCCGACTACAAGCTCGTACATCACTGTAGAAATGGCCGCACCGTATACAGCTTTTGTATGTGCCCAGGTGGAACTGTCGTGGCAGCGGCATCGGAGCCTGGCCGCGTAGTCACCAATGGCATGAGCCAATACTCTCGCCATGAACGAAACGCCAACAGCGCTATTGTGGTAGGTATAACCCCTGAAAAAGACTACCCAGAACACCCGTTGGCAGGCATAGATCTTCAGCGCAGATTAGAAGAACTGGCTTATAAAGTTGGCGGCGAAAACTACCACGCACCCGCCCAGCTTATTGGCGATTTTTTAGCAGGTAAGCCAAGTGAAGAAGTGGGTGAAGTGAAGCCCTCTTATACCCCAGGTATTACACTGACTGATTTAAGTAAGGTAGTTCCCGATTTTGTTATCGAATCTATCCGCGAAGCCATTCCCGCATTTAACCGTCAAATCAAAGGCTTTGCTAAGGCTGATGGTATGCTCACAGGCGTTGAAACCCGTACATCCTCTCCTGTATGCATTAAACGTGACAAACAATACGAAAGCGTAAATATTGAAGGCTTGTACCCTGCCGGTGAAGGTGCAGGTTATGCCGGAGGCATTTGGTCCGCTGGTATTGATGGCATACGTGTAGCAGAAGCGGTAGCTCTGGCTTTGGTCCCCTCTAATTCTAATAACTAG